In one Niallia taxi genomic region, the following are encoded:
- a CDS encoding Maf family protein has product MLKEKNLILASSSPRRKALLEDLHISFEVSSSDADESFDKSLTPEEIVMELARRKADAVSKANPKSYCLGADTIVYHNGNVLGKPASREEAFQTLKGLSGVWHAVYTGVSIAANGKHTVFYEKTNVLFWELTDEEINAYLDTGEPFDKAGAYGIQGVGRLLVKEIKGDYFTVVGLPISRTIRELRALGFNMPH; this is encoded by the coding sequence ATGTTAAAGGAAAAAAACCTCATATTAGCCTCATCTTCTCCTCGACGAAAAGCGCTCCTTGAAGATCTTCATATATCTTTTGAAGTTTCCAGTAGTGATGCGGATGAAAGTTTTGATAAGTCCCTTACACCTGAAGAAATAGTGATGGAGTTGGCCCGAAGAAAGGCAGATGCCGTATCAAAGGCCAATCCCAAAAGCTATTGTTTAGGTGCGGATACGATTGTATACCATAACGGAAATGTCCTCGGGAAACCCGCTTCCCGTGAAGAGGCATTTCAAACATTAAAGGGACTGTCCGGGGTTTGGCATGCTGTTTACACAGGTGTATCCATCGCGGCAAATGGTAAACATACCGTTTTTTATGAAAAAACTAATGTTCTATTCTGGGAATTGACAGATGAAGAAATAAACGCATATCTCGACACCGGGGAACCGTTTGATAAGGCTGGTGCCTATGGCATTCAAGGAGTTGGCAGACTTTTGGTGAAAGAAATCAAAGGAGATTATTTTACGGTGGTTGGACTGCCGATATCCAGGACTATCCGTGAATTACGGGCTCTTGGATTTAACATGCCTCATTAA
- the mreC gene encoding rod shape-determining protein MreC — MPQFFMNKRLIILLVSIIILVALIGFSLSRSKLTWPEQFIKDTTGWVQTLVSRPVHYVAGVIDNVKDLQDTYQENKELKAKIEEYGLLKAQVQGLQKDNEELQKIVDEYPSLNDKKLLKATIVSRDPNQWNELITINRGKNDGVEKDMAVITSAGLIGKVKSVSTGTSTVQLLSSEDPTNRISAYIQKDENNKKKNKKTSVFGLIEDYDKESKNLIMTWEEVPDGLEVKKGQIVSTSGLGGVFPPDLAIGKVVKVESDEYGLAKKAYIEPAADFYDIEHVLIVKRESSEGDE; from the coding sequence ATGCCACAGTTTTTCATGAATAAACGATTAATTATTTTGCTTGTTAGCATTATTATTCTCGTGGCATTGATAGGGTTTTCCTTAAGCCGTTCAAAGCTTACTTGGCCGGAGCAGTTCATCAAGGACACTACCGGCTGGGTGCAAACCCTAGTTTCAAGGCCTGTCCATTATGTGGCAGGTGTCATTGATAATGTAAAAGACTTGCAAGATACATATCAAGAAAATAAAGAGTTAAAAGCCAAAATTGAAGAATACGGTCTTTTGAAAGCACAGGTTCAAGGCTTACAGAAGGATAATGAAGAGCTGCAGAAAATTGTTGATGAGTATCCTTCTTTAAATGATAAGAAGCTGCTGAAGGCAACAATTGTCAGCAGAGACCCTAATCAATGGAATGAATTGATTACAATCAACAGAGGCAAAAACGATGGTGTGGAAAAAGACATGGCAGTTATCACATCAGCTGGGCTAATCGGAAAGGTTAAATCCGTTAGCACAGGAACATCAACTGTCCAGCTGTTGAGTTCAGAAGATCCAACAAACAGGATATCCGCTTATATTCAAAAGGATGAAAACAACAAGAAAAAAAACAAAAAGACTTCTGTTTTCGGCCTAATTGAAGATTATGATAAGGAATCAAAAAACCTAATTATGACATGGGAGGAAGTTCCTGACGGCCTTGAGGTGAAGAAGGGACAAATTGTCTCAACATCAGGCTTAGGAGGAGTTTTTCCGCCAGATTTGGCTATTGGTAAAGTAGTCAAGGTAGAGTCAGATGAATATGGCTTAGCGAAAAAAGCTTATATTGAGCCAGCAGCAGACTTTTATGATATAGAGCATGTTCTTATTGTAAAAAGAGAAAGCAGCGAGGGCGACGAATGA
- a CDS encoding kinetochore Spc7 family protein, with protein MRFSENRSLFLFLLSAVIILGAGAYTYYAYLQPLATKVNTKETELQLVKQQVSILDSKIKAAKESTKTSTVQLQQQVPVKRLLEQALLQIEKAEIISDTNLIEIKLNGTDSDETVTEEDLTTADKAIDDANKSDNEASDEKTADAETMLPNGIKKTTINILGEANTYFDLEKLLEQLQSSKRIMDIDSLKITGTKEVMEVEDNDQKIEFEMTLSIYYYPELEDLINDLPSMESPASADRKNPFAGVSTEENDN; from the coding sequence ATGAGATTCAGCGAAAATAGATCGCTTTTTTTGTTCCTGCTAAGTGCAGTAATTATATTAGGTGCAGGTGCTTATACGTATTATGCATACTTGCAGCCACTTGCTACAAAGGTAAATACGAAGGAAACAGAGCTGCAGCTTGTAAAACAGCAGGTTTCCATTCTTGATTCGAAAATTAAAGCGGCAAAAGAAAGCACAAAAACTAGCACTGTTCAGCTCCAGCAGCAGGTGCCTGTTAAACGATTGCTTGAACAAGCCCTTTTGCAAATAGAAAAAGCAGAAATTATTTCAGACACAAATTTAATCGAAATAAAGCTGAATGGCACAGACTCGGATGAAACAGTTACGGAGGAAGATTTGACAACAGCTGATAAAGCGATTGATGATGCCAATAAGTCTGACAATGAAGCAAGTGATGAAAAGACAGCAGACGCTGAAACAATGTTGCCAAACGGCATCAAAAAAACAACAATCAATATTTTAGGAGAGGCAAACACCTATTTCGACCTGGAGAAACTGTTAGAGCAGCTTCAGTCCTCTAAACGGATTATGGATATTGATTCGTTGAAAATCACTGGAACGAAGGAAGTCATGGAAGTAGAAGATAACGATCAAAAAATTGAGTTCGAGATGACTTTATCCATTTACTATTATCCAGAGCTGGAAGACTTGATCAATGACTTGCCGTCAATGGAAAGTCCAGCTTCAGCAGACAGGAAGAACCCGTTTGCAGGGGTGTCTACAGAGGAAAATGACAATTAA
- a CDS encoding prepilin peptidase has translation MIYLLIFLYGITLGSFYNVVGLRVPLKKSIVRPRSHCSNCGHTLTPLELIPVLSYMLVRGKCRCCKASISPLYPIFELLTGVLFVLCPIFLGWEAELFVAWTFISLLMIITVSDITYMIIPDKVLLFFGTLLLAERVFIKLDPWWDSLLGAAVGFVLLYVIAVVSKGGMGGGDIKLFAVIGLVLGVKLVLLTFFLSTLFGTAGGLIGMYTGKVKKNKPIPFGPFIVVGALVSYFYGNDLINWYMNVFL, from the coding sequence TTGATCTACCTACTAATCTTCCTATACGGAATAACACTAGGCTCCTTTTACAACGTCGTTGGGCTCAGGGTTCCATTGAAGAAATCAATTGTTAGGCCAAGATCGCATTGTTCGAATTGCGGGCATACATTAACACCGCTAGAATTAATACCTGTTTTAAGCTATATGTTGGTAAGGGGGAAATGCAGATGCTGCAAGGCATCGATTTCCCCCTTATATCCTATATTTGAGCTTTTGACAGGTGTTCTTTTTGTTTTATGCCCTATTTTTCTTGGCTGGGAAGCAGAGCTTTTTGTGGCGTGGACGTTCATCTCTTTATTGATGATCATCACTGTTTCCGATATAACCTATATGATTATTCCAGATAAGGTGCTGTTATTTTTCGGTACCTTGCTTTTGGCAGAAAGAGTGTTTATTAAGCTTGACCCATGGTGGGATAGCTTATTGGGAGCAGCTGTCGGCTTTGTCCTTTTATATGTGATTGCTGTCGTTAGCAAAGGCGGCATGGGTGGCGGAGATATTAAGCTGTTTGCTGTCATTGGGCTCGTCCTTGGCGTTAAGCTGGTCCTGCTTACTTTCTTCCTTTCCACCCTGTTTGGTACAGCAGGCGGCCTTATCGGCATGTATACAGGCAAAGTGAAAAAAAACAAGCCGATTCCGTTCGGACCATTTATCGTGGTCGGCGCGCTTGTCAGCTACTTTTATGGTAATGACCTAATTAATTGGTATATGAATGTATTTCTTTAA
- the minD gene encoding septum site-determining protein MinD translates to MGEAIVVTSGKGGVGKTTTSANIGTALALQGKKVCLIDTDIGLRNLDVVMGLENRIIYDLVDVVEERCKIHQALVKDKRFDDLLYLLPAAQTSDKTAVHPKQMKELVLKLKQDYDYIIIDCPAGIEQGYKNAVAGADKAIVVTTPEVSSVRDADRVIGLLEKEDHIESPMLVINRIRNHMMKNGDMLDIDEVTSHLSIGLLGIVADDDEVIKASNSGEPIALNPNSKSSLAYRNIARRILGETVPLQHLEEESKGMFARIKMFFGAK, encoded by the coding sequence ATGGGTGAGGCTATCGTTGTAACGTCTGGAAAGGGTGGTGTCGGTAAAACCACCACGAGCGCTAATATCGGAACTGCTCTTGCATTGCAAGGTAAAAAAGTATGTTTAATAGATACAGATATAGGTCTTCGTAACCTTGATGTGGTTATGGGACTTGAAAATAGAATTATTTATGATTTGGTGGATGTTGTGGAGGAAAGATGCAAAATTCATCAAGCGCTTGTTAAGGATAAACGATTTGATGATTTATTGTATTTGCTGCCTGCTGCACAAACAAGTGATAAAACGGCAGTGCATCCGAAGCAGATGAAGGAGCTTGTTCTTAAGCTAAAACAGGATTACGATTATATTATTATTGATTGCCCGGCAGGAATCGAACAAGGCTATAAAAATGCTGTTGCTGGTGCAGATAAAGCTATTGTCGTAACAACACCTGAAGTATCATCTGTCAGGGACGCAGACAGAGTTATTGGCCTTCTTGAAAAAGAAGATCATATCGAATCTCCGATGTTAGTTATTAACCGCATTAGAAATCATATGATGAAAAACGGCGACATGCTTGACATTGATGAAGTAACATCCCACCTATCCATCGGCTTGCTTGGAATTGTGGCAGATGATGATGAAGTAATAAAGGCTTCTAACAGCGGTGAACCGATTGCGCTTAATCCAAACAGCAAATCATCACTGGCCTACAGAAACATTGCCAGAAGAATTCTAGGCGAAACAGTTCCGCTTCAACATTTAGAAGAGGAATCAAAAGGTATGTTTGCCCGTATAAAAATGTTCTTCGGAGCGAAATAA
- the mreD gene encoding rod shape-determining protein MreD gives MRKFLIGCLIAFMFILESIFVELLPGDLFSNHILVPHFLIITIFFFSIYANRNAAIIYAFVFGLLVDVVYTEVLGIYFFVFPFTIYICSKIMKVLHANLLVVSVISLLGITILEMIVYEINFLIHLTSMEFIYFLQLRLVPTLILNAIFLLIAAYPYKRIFEKYAGEGKD, from the coding sequence ATGAGAAAGTTTCTTATCGGCTGTCTGATTGCTTTCATGTTTATTCTCGAAAGCATTTTTGTAGAATTGCTGCCTGGAGATTTGTTTTCGAATCATATTTTAGTGCCGCACTTTTTGATTATTACCATTTTCTTTTTCTCCATTTATGCAAATCGTAATGCTGCTATTATTTATGCCTTTGTTTTTGGCTTGCTCGTTGACGTTGTGTATACGGAAGTGCTTGGGATATATTTCTTTGTGTTTCCCTTCACTATCTACATTTGCAGTAAAATAATGAAGGTGCTGCACGCAAATTTGCTGGTGGTTTCCGTCATATCGTTACTAGGTATTACTATTTTAGAGATGATCGTGTATGAAATTAACTTTCTTATTCATTTGACAAGCATGGAATTTATTTATTTTCTCCAACTACGTCTTGTCCCAACATTGATATTAAACGCGATTTTTCTTTTAATTGCTGCATACCCTTATAAGCGTATTTTTGAAAAGTATGCTGGGGAAGGCAAGGATTGA
- the radC gene encoding RadC family protein, whose amino-acid sequence MDSILIKDFPKEERPRERFMQMGAESLTNQELIAILIQTGSKDESALAVASRLLHHFNGLRTLKDATLDELKAIKGIGTAKGLQLLAALELGGRVTKLAFKDRYAIRSPEDAAKYLMDEMRFLSQEHFICLYLNTKNIVMHKQTIFIGSLNASIVHPREVYKEAIKRSAASVICLHNHPSGDPSPSREDVEVTKRLAESGKIIGIDLLDHIIIGENKFVSLKEKGYI is encoded by the coding sequence ATGGACTCTATTTTAATTAAGGATTTTCCGAAAGAGGAGCGTCCCAGAGAACGTTTCATGCAAATGGGTGCTGAAAGCTTAACCAATCAGGAGCTGATTGCCATTCTCATCCAAACAGGTTCAAAAGATGAATCGGCTTTGGCTGTTGCAAGCAGACTGCTTCATCACTTCAATGGGCTGAGAACCTTGAAGGATGCAACATTGGATGAGCTAAAGGCAATCAAGGGTATTGGAACGGCGAAAGGGCTACAGCTTTTGGCAGCATTAGAGCTTGGCGGACGTGTTACAAAGCTTGCCTTTAAGGACAGGTATGCAATTCGTTCTCCTGAGGATGCGGCCAAATACTTAATGGATGAAATGAGATTCCTGTCACAGGAGCATTTTATCTGCTTGTACCTCAATACAAAAAATATCGTCATGCATAAGCAGACAATTTTTATTGGCAGCTTGAATGCCAGTATCGTTCATCCGAGGGAAGTATATAAGGAAGCGATAAAGCGTTCAGCAGCTTCAGTTATCTGCCTGCACAACCATCCTTCTGGTGATCCCTCGCCAAGCAGGGAGGATGTGGAAGTAACAAAAAGGCTGGCAGAAAGCGGCAAGATCATCGGGATAGATTTACTCGATCATATCATTATTGGGGAAAATAAATTTGTAAGTTTAAAGGAGAAAGGATATATATGA
- the pilM gene encoding type IV pilus biogenesis protein PilM, translating to MAIRFNLGKSKFVNLTVKDHVIRYAELKNGHETSVQSWGERFLPAGLIHDGAIQDVETFSMIMEECIQEWKIAKKQVRFLVPDSSVVIRKISIPEDVTPDEIKGYLYMELGTSIHLPFENPVFDYHLLKEKDKNKKQIILFAAPENNIADLAEILDEVKLKPAAADISALALYRYYHHTNKTPENDGIMIIEVDLKTVNVSIFEDHHPLFMRHLNIEADNEKWVQASNGPGLVYNGDNMDVWNGLDEIYKELEKVMSFYRYTLNKGDKQVKKLVITGDHPWLSGIIDQLKERFDSAEQMKGFGPSLNDEPIPTSIHVNIGLGLKEV from the coding sequence ATGGCTATTCGATTTAATCTAGGAAAAAGTAAATTTGTCAATTTAACAGTAAAAGATCATGTCATCCGCTATGCAGAGTTAAAGAACGGCCATGAAACTTCTGTGCAAAGCTGGGGTGAGCGCTTCTTGCCGGCAGGTCTGATTCATGATGGCGCAATCCAGGATGTGGAGACCTTTTCGATGATAATGGAAGAGTGCATACAAGAATGGAAAATTGCCAAAAAACAAGTCCGCTTCCTTGTTCCTGATTCATCTGTCGTTATTCGGAAGATTTCGATTCCAGAAGATGTGACTCCTGATGAAATTAAAGGCTACTTATATATGGAATTAGGGACATCCATTCATTTGCCATTTGAGAATCCTGTTTTTGATTATCATTTGTTAAAAGAAAAAGACAAAAATAAAAAACAAATTATCTTATTTGCGGCACCGGAAAATAATATCGCTGATTTAGCTGAGATTCTTGATGAAGTGAAGCTGAAGCCTGCCGCTGCTGATATTTCCGCGCTGGCTCTTTATCGCTACTATCACCATACAAACAAGACTCCAGAAAACGATGGAATCATGATTATCGAAGTCGACCTAAAAACAGTTAATGTCAGTATTTTCGAAGATCATCATCCACTCTTCATGCGCCACTTAAACATTGAAGCAGACAATGAAAAATGGGTACAGGCAAGTAACGGCCCAGGTCTTGTTTACAATGGTGATAATATGGACGTTTGGAATGGCTTAGATGAGATATATAAAGAGCTGGAAAAAGTAATGAGCTTTTACCGCTATACTCTCAACAAGGGAGATAAGCAAGTAAAAAAACTGGTGATTACAGGAGACCACCCTTGGCTTTCTGGCATTATAGACCAATTAAAAGAAAGGTTTGATAGTGCAGAGCAGATGAAGGGGTTCGGCCCGAGTTTGAATGATGAGCCTATACCAACAAGTATACATGTCAACATTGGTTTAGGATTAAAAGAGGTGTAA
- a CDS encoding rod shape-determining protein gives MFGIGTRDLGIDLGTANTLVYVKGKGIVVREPSVVALQTDTKSIVAVGNDAKNMIGRTPGNVVALRPMKDGVIADYETTATMMKYYIKQATKNKGYFSGKPYVMVCVPSGITAVEERAVIDATRQAGARDAYTIEEPFAAAIGANLPVWEPTGSMVVDIGGGTTEVAIISLGGIVTSQSIRIAGDEMDDAIVNYIRKTYNLMIGERTSESIKVEIGSAGSPGEIENMDIRGRDLLTGLPKTIKITAEEIAIALKDTVAAIVDAVKVTLEKTPPELAADIMDRGIVLTGGGALLRNLDKIISEETKMPVVIAEDPLDCVATGTGKALDHIHLFKNKAKDSR, from the coding sequence ATGTTTGGAATTGGAACAAGAGACCTTGGAATTGATTTAGGAACAGCAAACACACTAGTTTATGTGAAAGGGAAGGGCATTGTCGTAAGAGAACCATCTGTTGTTGCCCTGCAGACAGATACAAAAAGCATTGTTGCAGTCGGTAATGATGCGAAAAACATGATCGGTAGAACACCTGGAAATGTCGTTGCACTTCGACCAATGAAGGATGGGGTTATTGCTGATTACGAAACAACAGCTACTATGATGAAGTATTACATTAAGCAAGCTACTAAGAACAAAGGTTATTTCTCTGGTAAGCCTTATGTAATGGTTTGTGTGCCTTCAGGTATCACAGCAGTTGAAGAAAGAGCTGTAATTGACGCAACACGCCAGGCTGGTGCCCGTGATGCGTACACTATTGAAGAGCCGTTCGCTGCGGCAATTGGAGCTAACCTTCCTGTATGGGAACCAACAGGTAGCATGGTTGTTGACATTGGTGGAGGTACAACCGAAGTGGCAATCATTTCATTGGGCGGTATTGTTACAAGCCAATCAATCCGCATCGCTGGTGATGAAATGGATGATGCAATCGTAAACTATATCCGCAAGACGTATAACCTGATGATCGGGGAAAGAACTTCTGAAAGCATCAAAGTCGAAATCGGCAGTGCTGGAAGCCCTGGTGAAATAGAAAACATGGATATTCGCGGTAGAGACTTGTTAACAGGTCTTCCAAAAACAATCAAAATCACTGCAGAAGAAATAGCAATCGCTTTGAAAGATACAGTTGCAGCTATCGTAGATGCAGTGAAGGTTACATTGGAGAAAACTCCTCCTGAGCTTGCTGCAGATATCATGGACAGAGGTATCGTTCTTACGGGAGGCGGTGCGCTTCTTCGCAATTTAGATAAGATTATCAGTGAAGAGACAAAAATGCCTGTCGTAATTGCTGAGGATCCTTTAGACTGTGTGGCAACTGGAACTGGGAAAGCCCTTGACCATATCCACCTGTTTAAAAACAAAGCAAAAGATTCACGATAA
- a CDS encoding prepilin-type N-terminal cleavage/methylation domain-containing protein — protein sequence MTIKRLISRWNDKGLTLVELLAVIVIIGIIAAIAVPSVIKVIHDMRDKSFVANAWNMKEAADFYIKEATTSGNGANERITYKELVDNGYMSKFNDPDTDNILPPSDDSYVTIYSNETIAVCIKGEKRNLCTNEGEEQAIQYKDLKTSLILSN from the coding sequence ATGACAATTAAGAGATTAATTTCTAGATGGAATGATAAAGGCTTAACCCTTGTCGAGCTGCTTGCAGTCATTGTCATCATAGGTATTATTGCTGCAATTGCTGTTCCTTCTGTCATTAAGGTGATTCATGACATGAGAGACAAGTCCTTTGTTGCGAATGCATGGAATATGAAGGAAGCGGCCGATTTCTATATTAAAGAGGCGACAACAAGCGGAAATGGTGCCAATGAGCGAATTACTTATAAGGAGCTTGTTGATAATGGCTATATGAGTAAATTCAATGATCCTGATACAGATAACATATTGCCTCCTTCTGATGACAGCTATGTGACAATTTACAGTAATGAGACAATTGCTGTTTGCATAAAAGGAGAAAAACGAAACCTTTGCACGAATGAAGGCGAAGAACAAGCGATTCAGTATAAGGATTTAAAAACAAGTCTAATACTGTCTAATTAA
- a CDS encoding type II secretion system F family protein, which yields MARYKYEGRDRKGKKTGIVTAQSKREAMLQLKEKGIRVMEMNEIPETLLTKELTLGSPVKLQDFVIYLRQFATLLKAGISVVESTAILAQQTESKGLRKALLAVEQDLRDGNPLSQAAGKHRKVFSSMFVNMIRAGEASGSMDETLERLAVHYERQHFTKQKIVSALTYPIAIAIIAIVVVIFLLVSIVPTFVDMFKDFGGELPAITQFVLNASEFMQVYWWLIVLLMIAFVVGILVVRNNKASKYYFDYFLLRIPVFGKILQKAALARMTRTLSSLFSSSVPILQAIAIVESVIENEVMSKVLIKSRSALEQGQSLTTPMKAHWVFPPLVTQMIAIGEETGSLDAMLSKVADFYEREVESATDRLKSLIEPIMIVLLAGIVGTIVTSIMVPMFEIFNHVQ from the coding sequence ATGGCTCGTTATAAATATGAAGGAAGAGACCGTAAAGGCAAGAAGACAGGCATCGTTACGGCACAGTCCAAACGCGAGGCGATGCTGCAGCTGAAGGAAAAAGGAATAAGAGTCATGGAAATGAATGAAATTCCAGAGACTTTGCTCACAAAGGAGCTAACCCTTGGGAGTCCAGTAAAGCTCCAAGACTTTGTTATATATTTACGCCAATTTGCGACATTACTGAAAGCCGGTATTTCTGTTGTTGAATCGACTGCCATTTTGGCGCAGCAAACAGAAAGCAAAGGGCTTCGAAAAGCATTGCTTGCAGTTGAGCAGGATTTGCGTGACGGAAATCCTTTGTCACAAGCGGCGGGCAAGCATCGTAAAGTGTTTTCAAGCATGTTTGTCAACATGATCCGAGCAGGAGAAGCAAGTGGAAGCATGGACGAAACATTAGAAAGACTTGCCGTCCACTATGAAAGACAGCATTTTACAAAGCAGAAGATTGTGTCGGCGTTAACTTATCCAATTGCTATAGCCATCATCGCCATTGTCGTTGTTATCTTCCTGCTAGTAAGCATTGTGCCGACATTTGTGGATATGTTCAAGGATTTTGGCGGTGAATTGCCTGCAATCACCCAATTCGTCTTAAATGCAAGTGAGTTTATGCAAGTATACTGGTGGCTGATTGTTTTATTAATGATTGCCTTTGTCGTCGGCATACTTGTCGTTCGAAATAATAAAGCATCAAAATACTATTTTGACTACTTCCTTTTACGAATACCGGTATTCGGGAAAATTTTGCAAAAGGCAGCACTTGCAAGGATGACAAGAACACTAAGCTCCCTATTTTCGAGCTCTGTGCCAATATTGCAGGCAATTGCGATTGTCGAAAGTGTTATTGAAAATGAAGTAATGTCAAAGGTGCTTATAAAGTCAAGAAGTGCATTGGAGCAAGGTCAATCACTGACAACGCCAATGAAGGCACACTGGGTCTTCCCGCCGCTAGTAACACAAATGATTGCAATCGGTGAAGAAACAGGTTCACTTGATGCAATGCTTTCAAAGGTTGCCGATTTCTATGAAAGAGAAGTCGAAAGCGCAACAGACAGACTAAAGTCCTTGATCGAGCCAATTATGATCGTTCTGCTTGCAGGCATCGTTGGAACTATAGTCACATCCATCATGGTACCTATGTTCGAAATATTTAACCACGTTCAATAA
- the minC gene encoding septum site-determining protein MinC, translating into MKRKQLVTIKGTKSGLSLHLHDNCSYEDMMRELEEKLRESSSMHGEKQNITVNVELGNRYITENQKEELVEAIQSKKNLSVQDINSNIITKSEAEQIAQENEIVSVASIVRSGQVLEVPGDLLLIGDVNPGGKVVAGGNIYIMGSLKGVAHAGVNGNEKAIVAASVMRPTQLRINTLITRAPDEYPEKDKRDMECAYVDNSEIMIDRLQVLTHLRPNLTKLEGGQNNG; encoded by the coding sequence ATGAAAAGAAAGCAGTTAGTAACCATTAAGGGGACAAAAAGTGGCTTAAGCCTTCATCTCCATGATAACTGTTCCTATGAAGACATGATGAGGGAGCTTGAGGAAAAGCTTCGTGAAAGCTCAAGCATGCACGGGGAGAAACAGAATATTACGGTTAATGTTGAGCTTGGCAATAGATACATAACAGAGAATCAGAAAGAAGAGCTTGTCGAGGCGATTCAATCTAAAAAGAATCTCTCTGTCCAAGATATAAACAGCAATATTATTACAAAGTCAGAAGCGGAACAAATTGCGCAGGAAAACGAGATTGTATCCGTTGCTAGTATCGTTCGTTCTGGTCAGGTATTGGAGGTTCCAGGCGACTTATTGCTGATTGGTGATGTCAATCCTGGTGGTAAGGTAGTCGCAGGAGGCAATATTTATATAATGGGAAGCTTAAAAGGTGTGGCACATGCAGGTGTGAATGGAAATGAGAAGGCGATTGTCGCTGCATCTGTTATGAGGCCGACACAGCTTCGCATCAATACATTGATAACGAGAGCGCCTGATGAGTATCCTGAAAAAGACAAGCGGGATATGGAATGCGCATATGTGGATAACAGTGAAATTATGATTGATAGATTACAAGTGTTAACACATCTAAGACCGAATTTGACAAAATTGGAAGGGGGACAAAATAATGGGTGA
- a CDS encoding fimbrial assembly protein, translated as MLVEINLLPKKEPKKSAMLVWVLAAAGLAALLAGLFFWQYTNDKKKLDSVEESLVLNNKIAESSQASLKNYEESDSAKDLKTAITWAEEQKVDNVFILKQLTAILPDRGFIQELEVSEKQKVTLNVQFDTKSAAAYYLNSLLQYSWIDEAVLVDSKSTDILEGKVSDQIDEAIESLKEGDIEPRYYATYEIVFSAAGIKAAENTDEGEDSP; from the coding sequence ATGCTAGTAGAAATTAACCTCCTTCCTAAAAAAGAGCCTAAGAAATCGGCCATGCTCGTATGGGTCCTCGCAGCAGCTGGACTTGCAGCATTGCTTGCAGGCTTATTTTTTTGGCAGTATACCAATGACAAGAAAAAGTTGGATTCAGTCGAGGAAAGCCTTGTTCTTAACAATAAAATTGCAGAATCTTCTCAAGCAAGCTTAAAAAATTATGAAGAGTCCGACTCTGCTAAAGATTTGAAAACGGCTATTACTTGGGCAGAGGAGCAAAAAGTCGATAATGTCTTTATACTAAAACAGCTTACGGCAATTCTACCTGATAGAGGCTTTATTCAAGAGCTGGAAGTGAGTGAAAAGCAAAAAGTCACGCTTAACGTGCAATTCGACACAAAAAGTGCTGCAGCATACTATTTAAACTCTCTCCTGCAATATAGCTGGATTGATGAAGCTGTTCTAGTTGACAGCAAATCGACAGATATTTTGGAAGGCAAAGTGAGTGATCAGATAGACGAGGCGATTGAAAGCCTTAAGGAAGGCGATATTGAGCCAAGATATTATGCTACCTATGAAATAGTGTTCAGTGCTGCAGGAATAAAAGCAGCAGAAAACACAGATGAAGGGGAGGATTCCCCATGA
- a CDS encoding prepilin-type N-terminal cleavage/methylation domain-containing protein, producing MGQLLKKHIKNEKGLTLIELLAVIVILGIIAAIAIPSIANIIEKSRYDAIKADGIQVLNSAKLYISGNGAKSTDIDATDLAEYLDNETTLDSGYEVDVVNGEMKLSGSGQKGNIKVIFTNATIEQINQANRSTTGNTTTIGN from the coding sequence ATGGGTCAATTATTAAAAAAACATATTAAAAATGAAAAGGGTCTAACGCTTATCGAGCTATTAGCAGTTATCGTTATCCTTGGTATCATCGCTGCGATCGCTATTCCTAGCATTGCGAATATTATTGAGAAATCTCGTTATGATGCGATTAAAGCTGACGGTATTCAAGTATTAAACTCTGCTAAACTTTATATTTCTGGTAACGGTGCAAAATCTACTGATATTGATGCAACAGATTTAGCGGAATATTTAGATAACGAAACTACTCTAGACTCTGGATATGAAGTTGATGTAGTTAATGGCGAAATGAAATTAAGTGGTAGTGGTCAAAAAGGAAATATAAAAGTTATATTTACTAATGCAACAATTGAACAAATTAACCAGGCGAATAGAAGTACAACAGGTAATACTACAACTATTGGCAACTAA